In Edaphobacter paludis, a single window of DNA contains:
- a CDS encoding B-box zinc finger protein codes for MNCANHPDRERIAFCQNCGKPLCQECTRTVGSAVFCEPCLVAKLAGANAPNPAAGPIPGATYPVDGTIPPPPAVDEPNPGLAALLGFIPGVGAMYNGQYAKGIVHLIVFAVLVSLAGENGIFGLFIAGWVFYQVIEAHHTAQARRDGTPLPNPFGLNDLGERLGFGKAWPGGIHGGMSGQTSASAPDATVPPVAGYPPPAPGYPPYTPPPPTPSWDAPWENYVAPGTPFVGAATPPADLNPPYSGNRFPTGAIWLIALGAIFLIGNSGLFHGHSIHWFVPLLLIGFGVWQFVRKMTDTGSIADDGTAAYKFRLFHALRGSIWIMLVGVLFLLDSSHILSWGRSWPLFIIVAGVMAVLQRAAFSAAAAAPYPYPYPAAPPPGPVPTTTTSVVPSNTHDQEGK; via the coding sequence ATGAACTGCGCCAACCATCCTGATCGTGAACGAATTGCATTCTGCCAGAACTGCGGCAAACCCCTGTGCCAGGAGTGCACCCGCACTGTCGGCTCAGCGGTCTTCTGCGAGCCCTGCCTTGTCGCCAAATTAGCCGGAGCGAATGCTCCTAACCCCGCTGCCGGTCCCATCCCCGGCGCGACTTATCCTGTTGACGGAACGATCCCTCCGCCGCCGGCAGTGGACGAGCCGAATCCCGGCCTCGCTGCACTGCTGGGCTTTATCCCCGGCGTGGGCGCGATGTACAACGGCCAGTATGCCAAGGGAATTGTGCATCTGATCGTCTTTGCCGTCCTGGTGAGCCTGGCGGGAGAAAATGGTATCTTCGGTCTTTTCATCGCCGGCTGGGTCTTCTATCAGGTCATCGAAGCTCATCACACCGCGCAGGCGCGCCGCGACGGCACGCCGCTGCCCAATCCCTTTGGGCTGAATGATCTGGGCGAACGTCTCGGCTTCGGCAAGGCGTGGCCGGGTGGAATACACGGAGGCATGAGCGGACAGACATCGGCCTCAGCGCCAGATGCGACAGTACCCCCAGTCGCAGGCTATCCGCCGCCTGCGCCGGGGTATCCGCCTTACACTCCTCCTCCCCCAACTCCGAGTTGGGACGCACCGTGGGAGAACTATGTGGCGCCGGGAACACCCTTCGTCGGTGCGGCTACCCCTCCGGCGGATCTCAATCCTCCCTATAGCGGCAACCGCTTCCCCACAGGCGCGATCTGGCTGATTGCCCTCGGCGCAATCTTTCTTATCGGCAACTCCGGACTGTTCCACGGCCACTCGATCCACTGGTTTGTGCCGCTGCTGCTGATCGGGTTCGGCGTGTGGCAGTTCGTTCGCAAGATGACGGATACCGGATCGATTGCCGATGACGGGACGGCCGCCTACAAGTTTCGTCTCTTCCATGCCCTCCGCGGCTCAATCTGGATCATGCTGGTCGGTGTGCTCTTTCTGCTGGACAGCTCTCATATCCTCTCCTGGGGGAGAAGCTGGCCGCTATTCATCATCGTTGCGGGCGTCATGGCGGTTTTGCAACGGGCTGCGTTCAGCGCAGCCGCTGCGGCTCCTTACCCCTATCCCTATCCGGCCGCGCCGCCGCCGGGGCCTGTGCCAACGACGACGACCTCGGTCGTTCCTTCCAACACGCACGACCAGGAAGGGAAATAA